The following coding sequences are from one Asterias amurensis chromosome 8, ASM3211899v1 window:
- the LOC139941099 gene encoding uncharacterized protein, translated as MGRSRSRSPVRRERRRSHSRERDRERRQQRRKSRSRSRSPRRRRRSRSRSPRRRRSRSNSPRRARSRSKSPGGKPGSSKAEAPRPAVVFEESELEGKTEEEIEMMKIMGFANFDTTKGKHVPGSNNASHIAIQPKRKYRQYMNRRGGFNRPLDFIA; from the exons ATGGGTCGGAGTAGAAGCAGGTCACCAGTGAGAAGAG AGAGACGTCGGTCACACTCCAGAGAAAGAGACAGGGAAAGGCGAC AACAAAGACGAAAGAGTCGTTCGAGATCAAGGTCACCAAGACGGCGAAGGAGGTCAAG ATCTCGGTCCCCAAGAAGAAGAAG GTCTCGTTCTAACAGCCCAAGAAGAGCCAGAAGCCGTTCCAAATCACC GGGAGGCAAACCGGGGTCCAGCAAAGCAGAGGCACCGAGGCCAGCTGTTGTCTTTGAAG AGTCTGAGCTTGAAGGCAAAACTGAGGAAGAAATTGAAATGATGAAAATAATGGGCTTTGCAAATTTCGACACAACAAAG ggGAAGCATGTACCAGGATCCAATAATGCATCTCACATTGCTATTCAACCCAAAAGGAAGTATAG GCAATACATGAACAGACGTGGCGGCTTCAACAGACCACTGGACTTCATTGCATAA